In one window of Nicotiana tabacum cultivar K326 chromosome 12, ASM71507v2, whole genome shotgun sequence DNA:
- the LOC107808333 gene encoding putative carboxylesterase 2, with amino-acid sequence MDTANNLEIVHDIFPYLQVYKNGTVKRLVGTEFAPATYDPQTGVYSKDILVNPKTGVSARIYRPNSATKSQKLPLVVYFHGGAFCISSVGDPKYHDSLNVFVSKANVVLVSVDYRLVPEHPLPTAYEDSWSVLKWVAAHNSKHGSEVWLNELVNFDSVFLAGDSAGANISHFMAIRAGKSDEALGMKFSGMLMISPYFWGEKPIGIEVKDPRKAMVDKWWEFVCPSDKGNDDPLINPFVDEAPKFEEVVCDRILICVAEMDILRDRGILYYESLLKSQWKGKAEIIETKGEDHVFHIFNPTSEKALDLVKCWAVFINEK; translated from the exons ATGGACACAGCCAACAATCTTGAAATTGTCCATGATATTTTTCCTTATTTACAAGTGTACAAAAATGGAACTGTCAAAAGACTTGTAGGCACTGAATTTGCACCAGCAACGTATGATCCTCAAACTGGTGTTTATTCCAAAGATATCTTAGTTAATCCAAAAACTGGCGTTTCTGCCCGGATTTACAGACCAAATTCAGCAACAAAATCACAGAAACTTCCTTTAGTGGTTTACTTTCATGGTGGAGCATTTTGTATATCTTCTGTTGGTGATCCTAAGTATCATGATTCTCTCAATGTGTTTGTGTCCAAAGCTAATGTTGTTCTTGTCTCGGTCGATTATAGATTAGTTCCAGAACATCCTCTTCCAACAGCTTATGAAGATTCTTGGTCTGTTCTTAAATGGGTTGCTGCACATAACTCAAAACATGGGTCTGAAGTTTGGTTGAATGAGCTTGTTAACTTTGATAGTGTGTTCTTGGCTGGAGATAGTGCAG GTGCTAATATTTCACACTTCATGGCAATCCGAGCTGGGAAATCAGACGAAGCTTTAGGAATGAAGTTTTCTGGGATGCTCATGATTAGTCCATATTTCTGGGGAGAAAAACCTATTGGTATAGAGGTTAAAGATCCAAGAAAAGCAATGGTGGATAAATGGTGGGAATTTGTTTGTCCATCAGATAAAGGGAATGACGACCCTTTAATCAATCCTTTTGTTGATGAAGCACCAAAGTTTGAAGAAGTGGTTTGTGATAGGATTCTTATTTGTGTTGCAGAAATGGATATTCTGAGAGATAGAGGGATATTGTATTATGAATCTCTGTTGAAGAGTCAGTGGAAAGGAAAAGCAGAAATCATTGAAACTAAAGGGGAAGATCATGTTTTCCACATCTTTAATCCGACTAGTGAGAAAGCActtgatttggtcaaatgttGGGCTGTTTTTATTAATGAAAAGTAA